GGCTTACTCTTAAACGACTTTGCCTGAAACAATTTCTCATCATAAAGTACTTTAAACAAAAAGTGCTTTAAACAAAGCTAATATACCATTATATGTGGTTTTAACTCTGACAATTCAAGCAAGACCCGTGTTTATTCAGTTAACAATTGTAGCGGTTTTTGAGTATTCTCAAGTTTATTTCATTGTATTTACTATAGAAGTTATCATAGTAGTCATGCCTTGTAGCCACATTTAGCTATCGTCTATCTATTTAATGGCTATCCAAAATATCTCTTTTGAGCGTGCTCGCGAGGCATCAGGCTTAATACTACGCACTTTACTAAATTGTGACTGCATTTGCTTGCGCAATTCTTGTGCGCCCGCCCCTTCAAATACTTTCATAATCAGTGCCCCACCTTCTGGTAAAGTCGCCAAAGCAAAATCTACCGCCAGCTCGCATAAATCCATCATTCTGGGCTGATCAACCACACTGTTGCCAGAAGTATTGGGTGCCATATCAGACAACACCACATCTACTTGCTGATCACCAACTTCTGCCATGATGCTATCAAAAATCTCAGCTTCACGAAAATCGCCCTGAATAAAAGTGACATTTTCCAGATTATCCATTGGTAAAATATCAGAAGCAATCAAAATTCCGCTATCGCCCACCATTTTACCGGCTACTTGTGACCAGCTACCAGGTGCACTGCCCAAATCCACCACGGTCATACCTTTACTAATGAGTTTAGTTTTATCATTAATCTCAAGTAATTTATAAGCCGCACGCGCGCGGTAACCGTCTTTTTGCGCTTGTTTTACATAATGGTCGTCGATATGCTCTTTCATCCAAGCGCTACTGCTTTTTGACAAATTCTTATTTTTAATACGCGTGGCCAAAATAACTTCTCCTACTATTATGCAATTTATAAATGGGTGACTGGCAACATGTAATGACCAACGTTAAAGCAATTATTTAACGTGATGTCGTTAATATATATGGTTAATGGTAAAAACTACAAGCCAGTGGTTTAAATTGACTTTAACATGAATGATTTAGCAGCTTTATAAGCCAGTAGCGTTTATAATATGCTAATACAGTCAGTTTAACATTTCCATCATGTAAAATCGTGCAAAATCCTGCTGATTTCAGGCAAGACGGACACCGATTACTGCAAGACGGAAACTGATTATTGATAGTGCTGATAAAAATTTTAATGAGTTCGAATTTTATTGTTAATTAGAGTCATTTTAATCGCCACTATCATGATGATACACTTATTAACCCTGACTTTTATGTTTACCAACGCTTAGGAATTTTATGGAACTTGATAACGCTACACTTAAACGCCTAAAGGGTATTGGTCACGAGCTCACAGCTGTGGTGATGATTGGCAATAAGGGTATCACCCCTGCCATTACGGAAGAGATCGACCGTGCTTTATCCGATCACGAATTGATTAAAGTAAAACTACCTGCTGGCAGTAAAGAGGAGCGTGACACTGTCACCACTGAGCTTGCAAAAAATGCTAAAGCGCAAGTCATTCATACTATCGGTCGTATGGCATTGTTACTGCGTAAAAACCCTAATGCCAACCCAAAACTGTCAAATTTGTCACGTCACGCACAGTAATTGGTATTTATTAGTTTAAATATTGCATTGCATACTAAGCAGTGCAAAGTATAAAAGCCGCGATGCATAAGTGCTCGCGGCTTTTATATTGCCCATTCTGCGGTTCAGACCATTAGTATTAGCTCTATAATTATTTAATTAGTAATCCCTTCTTCCCATTATTAACTGCCATTCATAATGAACGACAACTATGAGTCAAATTTTTAATTTACGTTTAGCAACTGATACTCTAGCTACTGACGCTCAGCTATTAAATGTCACTCCCGCACACCTACAAAATATCAATATTCAAGTTAGCGTTTCTATTATCCAGCAACCAGAACCGCAATTATGGTTTACTTATCAAATTCAAATACCCTATGCAGAGTTAGCAGCACAATTAAGCTGGTCAACTTGGCAGCAAGCGCAGTGTCATTTTACTGACTACTTATGGGAAGATACCTGTCTTGAGTGTTTTATAGCAGGCAGTTCTACTGACTCTAATGAAGCCACAAGGTACATAGAAATCAATGCCAGTCCGAATGGGCGCTATGCGCTTTATCACTTTAAAAGTTACCGTAACCAATCTTCTTTGCCACCACTGCCTTTATTGTATATAAATAAATTGCAAACAGAAAAAAAGTCGCGTGCTTATATCAACTGGTCTGACAATATTATTGAGCCACCGCTAACGTCGAAGCTTTCTCCAATGAATACCTCAAGCCTTATACCTGTAAATTTAAAGACTCATTCTTTCAAACCCCGTTATTGCTACCAACGGCGCTTTGGCTTGCCAATAAGTCAACTACCCAGCTACTTTTTTAATGATAGCTTCTCTAGTAGTGTCGGTATTGAACAATTGCATCCTTGTGTCATTTTACGATTCGGTGAAATCGCTTTATATTTTGCTTCTGCTCATGTTTCTCCGCCTGACTTTCATCAACGCTCTTACTGGCCATCCTTTGATTATCAAACAGTAATGGCAAGCCACAAGGACTGAATAGATAGCACCTGTTAGCAGCATTAAATTATAAGAATATTTAACGCCAGTTTTCAACTATAACCCTAATGCTAAGCTTAATTTTAAGCATAAAAAAACCCAGCAATGCTATCAATGGCATTACTGAGTTAAGAATAAGCGTTGAGTTTATTAATAAACCCCTACTTTTTCAGATATTATTTGTCTGCCATAGCAAGATAGATACCACGGTTAGAAGCGTCGTCCACATATTGTGAATCACGCCACGTGCTATAGCCATAGATATTGCTATATGGACTGATACTATTTTGGCGGAAATCAGATATCCAATTTGAGCCATCAAAGATCTGAATATGACCGTGCGGATGTTTTGAGCTGCGATCAAATACTACGACATCACCGACTTGAGCAGGCATGTCATTGCTAATCTTAGTGAAACCAGCTTTAGCAAGGGTACCGCGTGTTTCATACTGATAGGCTGAAGGATTAGGCGTAAATTCGTAGCCGGCAGATTGTAGTGCTTGGCGGACATAGCGTGCACAGCGACCAGAACTTCTAGACAGTGCCACACTTGATGCCCGCGCAGCTGCTACAGCTGGGGCTGAATTACGATCTAAAACTGATTTAAACTGTTGTTTTTTTTCAGAATATAAACGACGAGATAATGTATCAAGCTCACTACCCTTTTGTTTAAGAACTCTGATAGCTTGACTAATTTCGTCATTGCTAGACACATGAGCGCCATTACTGGTGCTGTAGATATTTTGCGAAGAACCGTAGGAATTAGAGATATTTGCTCTGGTATAAGTCAGTGTACTATTTGAGATGTTATTTACAGCAGCACCACTCGTTTGTGCTACCCCCATTCCCAATACTGACAAAATTAATAAAGCCTTTTTCATAAATTTACTACCTATTGTTAATGCAAGATTGCCTGTCATCCATGACAAAGCAGTAATTAATTTAGAAGATATAATCATTAAACAAACATGATAAAATTCTGGTTTCAACAGCGCACTCTATCGTCTACAGAGGTTAACTTTGGCATTATTACCAATCCAGCTATCCGCCTCGTAAAGAGCTTGCTGTTTATCCTATGTTGAGCAGCTTTACATCTATTCGCTTTAACATCACCTATTAGATGAGTAATGACGATGTCAAAAAAACAGCCTAATCGGCTCGCTCAGCTTATTGATCATCAGGCATTTGCTGGTAGCGCACTACCGCGAAGCCTTGCTGATAATATGCGTATTTATACACAGGCGACCAATGAAATAAAAATACTACTGGTAGATTGTCTACCGGATGAGATACTTAATAGCTGTTGGGTTGTCGGTCTAACGACTGAGCAACTCACTCTCAGTGTCAGCTCAATGACTGCCGCCAATCATATTCGCTACTTAAAAAACGCTTATCTACAAGTGTTAAAAGAGCAGTCTATTACATTTCAACAACTCAAGCATATTCGTATCGTGGTAGTGAAAAATCCTGCTGTAAATACATCACCTAGTGAACAATCAGCATTGCCAACAACCTTGTTAAAAGCTCATAAACCCAATGAAAATAAGGTTCTTAGCCAAAACACAAAGCGGACTATATCACAGGCTGCAAAGCATGTCACCACTGATAAAAATCTTAAAAATGCACTATTGCGCTTAATAGATGAGTAAAAAACCTCGTCTTACAATGTAAAGTTACGTTAAATAATTAAGAAAAAACTGACTAAAAGGACATATTTTTTATTATTTTCTAAATAAAAAAATCGTCTGATAATTGAATCAACTATATAGATTCAACTATCAGACGATTTTTTATTGAGTGAAGCGTTGGTGGCGACTAGGGTTGAGAGAATGATTCTAATAATATAAAAATAGATAATAAGATAATGCCTTTCGATTGGTCTCTACTCTATGTAATCTTACGTAAATGTTGCGATACATCGTGTATATTCGTGTATTCATCCCTCGACAGTTAGATGTGTCAAAGGTAAATATTCGATAGGACAAGTTACATTGTCATCAAAAGTTACAATTTCAAAGTTATTTTTATCTGATAAAATTTCACGTACCAATAAATTATTTAAGGCATGACCAGATTTATAGGCATTAAATCGACCCAATATTGGATAGCCAATGAGGTATAAATCGCCTAACGCATCTAAAATTTTATGGCGTACAAATTCATCAGCAAAGCGCAAACCTTCAGAGTTGAGAACTCTGGTTTCATCAATGACAATAGCATTATCCATACTGCCACCTAACGCTAAATTATTTTTTCTGAGCGTTTCAATATCCTGTAAAAAACCAAAAGTACGAGCAGCACTCAATTCTTCAATAAATTTGTGAGTAGAAAAACGCAGCTGGGCGTGCTGATAGTCTTTATTAAATGCAGGATGATCAAAATCAATTTCAAAATTTAACTCAAAACCGTCATATGGACGTAACTCTGCCCATTTATCATCGATTTTAACGCGTACAGGACGCACAATTCTCAAAAACTTTTTAGGACTCTCTTGCTCACAAAAGCCAGCTTGTAGTAATAATCCTACAAATGGTGCAGCACTACCATCCATAATAGGAATTTCGGCAGCAGACACTCGAATCAATAGATTATCAACGCCAAGACCGGCAATCGCACTTAATAGATGCTCAACCGTACCCACACGAGTACCACCAAACACTAAATTGGACGACATCATGGTATCTTGTACCAAAAAAGCACTAGCAGGAATCGGCGCACAGCCTACAATATCGGAACGCTCAAATACGACTCCCGTATTGATAGGCTGCGGATGAAACTCTAGGTCAACAGATTCGCCACTATGCAAGCCAATACCAGTAATAGCTATCGCTCTGTTTATAGTTCGTTGATTCATGGCTATTTTCTCACATATCTTGTTACAATTGTCCTAGTGTACCATTTGCTGCCCCTTATTCGCTATAGTTAAGAACCCCTAATTTACTCATTTCTTTGTTTTATTACACTTATTATGAGAATTTCTTTGATATTGTTAATCCTCTAAAACCATAAAAAATCGATAAAATGCATTCTAAAACCAAGGTAAAACATACATTTTAGGCATATTTACAGTGATAACATACAAAAAAGCCAGCATATTAATGCTGGCTTTTTTGTCATTGCTTAAGATAGTTATTTAGACTAATTATTTTATACCCAGTCAAAATTTAGTAAAGCTTTGAGCTTATTTACTTGTTTTGTTGGCGCTTAAGATAGTCTTGAATACTATTTGTTTTGGTTTGTGGCTGTTCTTGCATCATTGCTGTGCGTGTAATACTGTCTTGATACAATTGATTTTGTGACTGTTTTTGACTGTTTAGGGCACTGGTATGCAAATTAGGGTCAACTGCCTGAGTGCTAGTCACAGAAGGGACAATATTTTGCACTTTAGGTTCTTGACCTGCATATTCATCTAACGTCAGACCAGTTGCAATAACGGTAACATGCAACTCATCACCCATATCTTCATCAACCACTGAACCATAGAAAATATTAGCCTCATCGGTATCGGTAATACCTTCAACGATTTCACTAATTTTACTAAATTCATCAAGAGATAGGCTTTGTGAAGAAATCACGTTAACCAATAGACCTTTCGCATTTTCTAGACGTAGATCATCAAGCAACGGCGATTTAATTGCTTTTTCAGTGGCTTCACGCGCACGATCATCGCCACTGGCGCGACCAATACCCATCATCGCATGACCTTTAGCAGTCATCGCGGTACGAATATCGTTAAAGTCAATATTGACCAAACCTGAACGCGCAATCGTCTCCGCAATGCCTTGTACCGCATGCATCAATACGTCATCCGCTTTTTTGAACGCATCTTGCATCGATAGATTGCCGTAGACACTCATTAGCTTATCATTTGGGATAGTGATAATGGAGTCAACGAAGTTAGTTAATTGCTCAATGCCAGCCTTAGCTGCTTTAATGCGCTTACCACCTTCAAACTTAAATGGTGTGGTGACCACTGCTACGGTCAATACTTCCATCTCTTTAGCAATGCGAGCAACGACAGGCGCAGCACCGGTACCCGTACCGCCACCCATTCCAGCAGTAATAAATACCATATCTGAATGCTCAAGTAAGGCGCGAATGGCCTCTTCTTCACTTTCAGCGGCTTCACGCCCTACTTCTGGATTAGCACCCGCTCCAAGACCACGGTTACTTTTTGCACCAAGCTGCAATTTATGCGGTGTCGTTAGACGGTCAAGGGCTTGTTTATCAGTGTTGGCACAGACAAACGTTACCCCTTTAATACCTTGTTGTACCATATGCTCAACAGCATTACCGCCGCCGCCGCCAACCCCAAATACTATAAAACGGGCTTGACCATTAGTTTGGGGCTTATTATCATCTGGCATGGTGTATTTTGACATAAAAACGGTTCTCCAGTTGCAGATAGCATGAAGGTCGATGTGTAATAACGCACTCGCATGGCGTGCTATCGACGTACTATATATAAATGTATACAAATCAAATAATGAGGGTGCAACTTACATAAGCTGTTTTCAGCTTTAATCTAGCAAATATCTAATTTTATTTTAAACGAACTTACTACAGTATTTTTTTAAACATACTACTAAAACGTTGTCCGACACCTTGAAAAACGTTTTTAACTTTCAGCTTTTCTATGGCCTCAGTCTCACTTTGCTCACTATGCCGAAACTGTTCACTTTGGCTATACAGTAAAGTACCGAAAGCCGTATGATAAGCTCGGTCATTAATATGGGCATTTAACTGCTTAAATGAGTCTTCATTGTCAAAGTGATTATAAGCACTAATATGAGGATGAGTATTGGTCAATACTACCGGCATTTTTAGTAGTTTTTTTGCAAATGGTACCATACCTTTGATGGCACTACCGCCACCCGTCAGCACAATTCCACGATCAATGTAACCTATTAGGCCCGCTTGATGCAGTTGTTGCACGACTTCAGTAAAAATACTGACATAACGTGCTTCTATAATTTGCGCCAGTTTATAAACGCTGACATTAATCTCATCGCCTGAACCTTGTGGTCTAAATATAAAAAATGCACTCGGGTCTATGCTATGCACATCAACCGTACCATGCAATTTTTTAAGCTTTTCAGCTTCTATCATTGAAATGCCAAAATCGGCTGATATATCCATAGTAACTTCATGGCTACCGCTTGCCACACAATGAGTAAAGACCAGTTTATTCTCTTTATAAACACAGATGCTCGTCGTACTGGCACCGATGTCTATTAAACAAACGCCCTGCTGGCGTTCTTCTGCTATCAGACTGTATTCAGCGCTAGTAACCGCATCGAATACGACATGATCGACACCGACATCACAGCTTTGCAATAACTTTTGCAGGTTCTGGCGACTGGCGACTGGCATCATCATCATGTGATACATCACCGTGATTTCGTCTGCAATCATCTCAATGGCATCATCAACGATAGTGTCTTGAGCATCAACATAAATGCCTTGCTGACAGCAATGCATCAGATAATAATTGGACGGTAAATCTTGCGACTTAGCGTTAGATAGCGCTTGCACCATATCTTTGGTACGCACCATATCTTCTTCGACTGCGACGTGACCAGTGCTGTTTTTACTCAGCAATTCAGGGGTAGATAACGTCAACCATACACTATGGACGCGACAGTTAGCCGTATCTTCAGCTTCTTGAATGGCTTGTTTAATCGCGCCTTGCAAGCGTTCTCGGTGTTTAATTTGACCTTGATAAAAGTCGCTGTTTTTAACTTGTCCAACGCCCATAATGCGGATATCTTTCGCAGACACAACGCTGCCAATCACCGCATAAACTGCAGTGGCACTGATATGGACAACAACTAGATTTTCAGTATTTTTCATGGTACCAAGCAAATTATCGCTAAACAGGAGACTAAATGACGTCTCCATTAAATCATCAAAATGAATACTAAATTCAAATAAAGGTTTTACAGTTAAAAAATATAAGGTCGAACAAAAGACGATATGTAAAACTTAAAATACAGCAGTGTCATCTATATAAACTAGAATGCTCTAAACTAACACTATCTAAATGATAATGCAGAAGGTGCAATCACCCTCTTTTTTACAGCTTATGGCTCTTTCATATGCCATGCGATACTAAAGCCATTTTTATAACGTAAGTCTACAGACTGTATCTCATCACGGCGCGTGCTCAATTGGTTGCCTAACAATTGGCTTAAACTAAGCAATTTTTGCGCGGTATTTTCATTATCCACAATGACTCGTAAACCATTACTAAAACGTACCAGCCATGTCATACGTGGGGACAGAATAATGTCTTCTACCCGCATACCAAGCGGTGCATACCACTCATTAATTTGTTGCATTTGCTGCATGATAACAGGTGCTTGCGTAATTTCGCCTTGTAAGGTAGCAAACTGCGCTTGCGTCAGCTCCTCGCTATCAGCAGGTACAAATACCACGCCTTTAGCATCAACCATGCGTTCTGTACCAAAATTCGCAACGGCTTTTTTGGGCAGTGCGGTGATCACAATACCTCGTTGCCAATCTCGAGTAACACTAATTTGGTCTACCCAAGACAGATCAATCGCAATATCTCGTAGCGTCTGTAAATCAGTAGTAAAAAAACTGGTGACTGACTGCTGGTTCATCGTTTGTTGCAACGCATCATATTGCATAGCTGTTAAGCCTTGATGACTGACTTCTATCGCAGCAGGCGGTGCATCACGTAATGCCTTAGCGCCCATCACTAATATTAATAATAACAGCCCAATCACGAGTGCCATAAAAAAATATTTAGCCGAAGGTGGCAGTCGCGTGCTACGTTTCGGACGATCTTTCTTATCACTCATTAAGTCAGTAACTTCGTTGACAGTTTGAGCCATAATTGCATTCGTCCTTATTTTTGCTGTAACTGACACGAGTATATATGTAATAAATACTATCTAATCACTAAACTAATCATTCAGAAAAATCGATAATGATCATATCGTTAATATAGCCTCACTACTCTCAACTAATGTTTTATTATATTTCATGAGTTGAGAGTAGCAGTTACGGCTTAACAATAAATATATAGCCACTAAAACAGATTAAATCACTAAAATGGCTGGATAGTATCGATTTAGATTTGTACTTACAATATTAACGTATTTTCATCATAAACAATAGCTTAACTCAAGCAGCAACCAGCGAATTCACGCAAGTTTACATTAAGATATGCTATAGCACAACTGTCGACACATTAATGGTATTGCTATAGTGCTATTGATTTGAGTTTTTAAGCTATTGAAATATAATTTTAGCTATAACGTTTGCGATAAAATATGCCAACATAACGCTTCAAAATCCATACCACGCGCTTTAGCTGCCATCGGCACTAAGCTGTGACTGGTCATACCCGGTACGGTATTAATTTCAAGCAACCAAAAATTGCCATCGGTGTCCTGCATGGCGTCGATACGTCCCCAACCTTTCGCATCAACCGCACGGAATGCTGCCAGACTTAACGCTTGTAAATGCGTCTCTTCACTGGCGCTTAGACCACAAGGAATATAATAAGAGGTATCATTACGATTATATTTGGCTTCAAAATCGTAAAAATTAGTGATGTCAGCAGGCTCTAAACGAATAACGGGATAAGCCTCGTCGTCAATAATGACAATGGTGAATTCACGACCGGTAATCCAACGCTCTGCCATAACCACATCGCCACATTCTACCGCCGTAGCATAAGCTGCAGGCAGCTCATCTAAATGATTGACCTTAGTCATACCAATACTAGAACCTTCATGCACAGGTTTAATAATTAACGGTAATCCTAGTGTATTAACCACTTGCTGCCAATCAGTATCCGCAGTCAGTAATGAGAACGGCGCAGTAGATAAACCGCAACCTTGCCACAATTGCTTAGTACGCACTTTATCCATGCCAAGCGCAGAGGCTAAAACCCCTGAGCCTGTTTGTGGAATGTTTAACCATTGCAGCATGCCTTGCAATACGCCATCTTCACCGCCACGACCATGCAAGACGTTAAAGACGCGATCAAAATTGCGCAGTTCGGTAATATCTTGATCTTTAGGATCAAAATGCATGGCATCAACGCCTTGGCTTTGTAATGCTTTTAAGACAGCAGCACCACTATCTAACGAGATAATACGCTCATTACTACTGCCGCCATAGACTACAGCCACTTTACCAAAAACACTGGCATCTACATCATGTGCCACGTTATTTATACTTTCTTGATTATTATTAATAGTCATAAGGACAGCTCCTAAATTTTTCTTCAGAATTATTTTCTTGAGACTTATTTGAGATATAAATTATTGGCAGCCAAATCGATGGCAATTTGACCAATATTACCCGCGCCTTGGGTCAAAAGCATATCATTGGCTTTTAGTAAGCGCTGCATAACCGGAGCAATATTATTTTTATCAATAATTGTTGGCTCAACCATACCGCGCAAACGGATACTACGTGCTAAAGTCTTGGTATCTGCGCCTGCGATTGGGCTTTCTCCTGCTGAGTAAACATCCAATAATAACAGCTCATCGACTGTCGATAAGACTTCAACAAAGTCATCAAAGCAATCACGCGTACGGCTATAACGGTGCGGCTGAAACAGCATCACTAAGCGACGCTCAGGAAAGCTTTGGCGTGCTGCTTTAATGGTGGCATCCACTTCTTTTGGATGATGACCATAATCGTCAATCAGTAATATATCGCCACCATCGACGGCTACAGGCTTATGCTGCTCAAAACGACGACCAACGCCCGCAAATTTATGTAGCGCACGCTTAATGGCTTCATCATCGACACCTTCATCGGTTGCCATGGTGATAGCTGCCAGCGCATTATAGACATTATGAATGCCCGGAATATTCAAAGTCAAAGGAAGCGGTTCACGGTCACGGCGCAAGACGGTAAAGTGGGTTTTAGTGCCCTCAACCACCACATCAATCGCTTGGACATCGTTGAAAGGCTCAAGACCAAACGTAAGCACCGGACGCCCAATGTCATCAATCATCGCATACAATTCAGCATCGTCACCGCATACGACGGCTAAGCCATAAAACGGCATGTTTTGTAAAAACTGGATATAGGCAGCTTTTAATTTATCAAAACTATTGTCATACGTTTCCATATGGTCTTGATCGATGTTAGTGACAATCGCTGCCATCGGATGTAAAGTCAAAAATGAGGCATCAGATTCATCCGCTTCAGCAACCAAAAAGCGGCTACTACCTAACGCAGCATTTTTACCTGACGCATTCAGCTTACCGCCAATCACATAGGTCGGATCAAGGTCGCCTTCCGCAAGCATCGTGGTCAGTAAGCTAGTGGTCGTAGTTTTACCATGCGCGCCAGCCACGGCAATACCGTGACGATAACGCATCAATTCACCAAGCATATCGGCACGGCGAACTACGGGCAGTCGGGCTTTTAATGCCGCAGTAATTTCAGGGTTGCTGCGGTCAATGGCAGAGGACACGACCAATACATCTGTTTGCGCGATATTTTTAGAATCATGACCAATAAATATCTCAATACCAATGTCTTGTAAACGCTTAGTGACAGGGCTTTCAGCGATATCTGAACCACTCACTTTATAGCCTTGATTGCTCATGACTTCAGCAATACCGCACATGCCAGAACCACCAATACCAACGAAATGTAAATGCTGAATACGGCGCATCTCTGGTATTTCAATCAGACGGGTTGGCGATGCTTTATCGCTGAGCGTAGCAGCGGTGTCATTGGCAGGAGCAGTTGTGGACATAGAGGTTTCTCTTTATTAAAGCATCATAAAATGCGGTATATATGGTGAGCAAAAATAGGGTGGTAACGTGAAACGATGTGTATCCTAATAGCAAAATTACTGCTCAAGGGTTTGCCAAATAATATCAGCAACTTGCTGACTGGCGCTGCGATTGGCAAGTGCATGACCTTTTTCTGCCATTTCTAGACAAATCTGGCGATTCAGCACCGATAATTCAGCGCTTAAGCGTTCAGGGGTCAGTTCAGGCTGTGGTAATAATAATGCAGCGTCATGCTCTGTCAAAGTACGCGCATTCGCCGTTTGATGGTCATCTACCGCGCTTGGTAAAGGCACAAAAATCGCAGCGATGCCGACATTTTGAATTTCAGTTACGGTTAACGCGCCAGCACGGCAAACAATAATATCCGCCCATTGATAAGCGGCTGCCATATCGGTAATAAAAGGCTGCACGATGGTTTTATGAGCGCTCAAATCTTCAGCATCATACGCCGCTTGCGTCACTGTCTCATTATCACGCCCACATTGATGACGTACCTCAAAAGGCGTATTGATAAGTGCTAGCGCCTTAGGCAGTGTACTATTTAGCACCTGTGCGCCTAATGAGCCACCCACTACCAATAAGCGTAGTGGCGAGTCATCATTAATATCATAACGCTCAGCTGGAGCCGCCACGCCAGTGATGGCATTGCGAACTGGATTGCCCACCGTTTCTAACTTTGAATCAAGCTCACTATTGGCAAAAGTATTTTCAAAAGCTTGTAAGACTTTAGTAGCGATTTTGGCTAAATAACGATTGCTCATGCCAGCAATGGCATTTTGCTCATGAATAATTAGCGGTGTGCCGGTCATACGCGCGGCGATACCACCAGGAGCGCTAACATAACCGCCAAAACCCACTACCATATCAATTTTATTACTACGAATAATCTTGATAACCGCCATAGTCGCGGCTAATAAGGTGATAGGCATCTTCAGTAAACGCCCGACCCCTTTACCACGCAAGCCTTGCATGGCAATGGCATGAAAAGCATAATCAGTTGGCGCAACCAAGCGATTTTCCATCCCATTTGCTGTGCCAAGCCAATGAATCACCGCACCACGCTCAGCCAGCAATTCGCTGACTGCTAGCGCTGGAAATACATGCCCGCCTGTTCCGGCAGCCATCATTAGTATATGCGGTGTCTTCATTGCTCTTAGCCTTTCTTATCTTTTTTCATGAATAATCAGTGGCTTTACCATGCTCATTTTTGAACCATTTGTCCAATAAAAAGCCCTGCCGTAAAGCCCGCATAGTATAGAGGAAATCAAGGCGTGACATGTAGCGTTTTATAGCGAATT
This genomic window from Psychrobacter urativorans contains:
- the murG gene encoding undecaprenyldiphospho-muramoylpentapeptide beta-N-acetylglucosaminyltransferase, with the translated sequence MKTPHILMMAAGTGGHVFPALAVSELLAERGAVIHWLGTANGMENRLVAPTDYAFHAIAMQGLRGKGVGRLLKMPITLLAATMAVIKIIRSNKIDMVVGFGGYVSAPGGIAARMTGTPLIIHEQNAIAGMSNRYLAKIATKVLQAFENTFANSELDSKLETVGNPVRNAITGVAAPAERYDINDDSPLRLLVVGGSLGAQVLNSTLPKALALINTPFEVRHQCGRDNETVTQAAYDAEDLSAHKTIVQPFITDMAAAYQWADIIVCRAGALTVTEIQNVGIAAIFVPLPSAVDDHQTANARTLTEHDAALLLPQPELTPERLSAELSVLNRQICLEMAEKGHALANRSASQQVADIIWQTLEQ
- a CDS encoding D-alanine--D-alanine ligase; amino-acid sequence: MTINNNQESINNVAHDVDASVFGKVAVVYGGSSNERIISLDSGAAVLKALQSQGVDAMHFDPKDQDITELRNFDRVFNVLHGRGGEDGVLQGMLQWLNIPQTGSGVLASALGMDKVRTKQLWQGCGLSTAPFSLLTADTDWQQVVNTLGLPLIIKPVHEGSSIGMTKVNHLDELPAAYATAVECGDVVMAERWITGREFTIVIIDDEAYPVIRLEPADITNFYDFEAKYNRNDTSYYIPCGLSASEETHLQALSLAAFRAVDAKGWGRIDAMQDTDGNFWLLEINTVPGMTSHSLVPMAAKARGMDFEALCWHILSQTL
- the murC gene encoding UDP-N-acetylmuramate--L-alanine ligase, with product MSTTAPANDTAATLSDKASPTRLIEIPEMRRIQHLHFVGIGGSGMCGIAEVMSNQGYKVSGSDIAESPVTKRLQDIGIEIFIGHDSKNIAQTDVLVVSSAIDRSNPEITAALKARLPVVRRADMLGELMRYRHGIAVAGAHGKTTTTSLLTTMLAEGDLDPTYVIGGKLNASGKNAALGSSRFLVAEADESDASFLTLHPMAAIVTNIDQDHMETYDNSFDKLKAAYIQFLQNMPFYGLAVVCGDDAELYAMIDDIGRPVLTFGLEPFNDVQAIDVVVEGTKTHFTVLRRDREPLPLTLNIPGIHNVYNALAAITMATDEGVDDEAIKRALHKFAGVGRRFEQHKPVAVDGGDILLIDDYGHHPKEVDATIKAARQSFPERRLVMLFQPHRYSRTRDCFDDFVEVLSTVDELLLLDVYSAGESPIAGADTKTLARSIRLRGMVEPTIIDKNNIAPVMQRLLKANDMLLTQGAGNIGQIAIDLAANNLYLK